The bacterium genome contains the following window.
GGCTGCCACGGCTTTTGCGAGCAGGGCGTTCTTGTAGTAATTCCTGATTTGCACGTTACTTATGTAAAAGTAAAACTCGAAGATGTAACAGAAATTTTTGAAAAAACTCTGAAAAATTCTGAAATTATCGAAAGATTGCTTTATGAAGATCCTTCAACAAATAAAAAAATAGCTAAAAATGATGATATTAATTTTTATGCAAAACAAATGAGGACTTCTTTGTCGAATACAGGCAAAATAAACCCTGAAAAAATAGATGAATACATCTTTCAAAGAGGTTATGAAGCTCTAAATCATATATTAAGCTCATTAAAGCCTGAAGAAGTTTGTCAGGAAATGATAAAAAGCGGACTTAGAGGACGCGGCGGGGGCGGTTTTCCCACAGGAAAGAAATGGGAATTTGTAAGAGGCAATGAAAGCGACAAAAAATACGTAATTTGTAATGGTGACGAAGGAGATCCGGGTGCTTTTATGGACAGAAGCATCATGGAAGGCGACCCACACAAACTTCTTGAAGGAATGGCTGTTGCAGCTTATTCTGTAGGTTCGGACGAAGGTTATATTTATGTAAGAGCCGAGTATCCGCTTGCTGTACAAAGGCTAAAAATTGCAATAAAAGAGGCTGAAGAAAGAAATTATTTAGGTAAAAACATATTAGGCAGTGATTTTTCTTTTATAGTTCATATTAAAGAAGGAGCGGGTGCTTTTGTTTGCGGAGAAGAAACAGCACTTATTGCCTCCATAGAAGGCGAAAGAGGAATGCCTCGTCCTAAGCCTCCATTCCCTGCCAATAAAGGTTTATTCGGAAAACCTACTTTAATCAATAACGTAGAAACTTTTGCGAATGTTCCGCTAATTTTATTAAAAGGCTCTGACTGGTTTAAAAATCTCGGTACAGAAAGAAGTCCGGGTACAAAAACTTTCGCTCTTACAGGGGAAGTAAACAACACAGGACTTATAGAAGTTCCTATGGGTACTACACTGAGAGAAATTATATTTAATATCGGCGGCGGCATCAGAAATAACAAAAAATTCAAAGCCGTTCAGATCGGCGGACCTTCAGGAGGATGTTTAACTGAAGAACATCTTGACTTGCCGCTTGATTATGAATCTTTAACCTCTGTCGGAGCAATGGTCGGCTCAGGAGGACTGGTTGCTTTGAATGAAGATACTTGTATTGTTGAAATTGCAAGATTCTTTATGAAATTTACACAGAACGAATCCTGCGGAAAATGCGTCCCCTGCCGTGAAGGCACTAAAAATATGCTTATAATCCTCGAAAAAATCGTAGCAGGACAGGCTGAACTTAAAGATCTTGAATTGCTGGAAGAATTAGCAATGGTAGTAAAAGACGGATCTCTCTGCGGATTAGGAAAAACCGCTCCAAATCCTGTTTTGTCCACGCTTAAATATTTCAGAGACGAATACTATGCACATATTGTCGATAAAAAATGTCCTGCAAAGTGTTGTTCAGCCTTTACCAGAATAGAAATAGAAAAAGAACTTTGCAAAGGCTGCTCAAAATGCGCAAGACAGTGCCCTGTAGGCGCAATAGAAGGAAAAATCAAAGAACCGTACAGTATTGTTCAAAAGAAATGCATTAAATGCGGTGCATGCTTAACTGCTTGCCCATTCAATGCCATCAAGGAGGTAAATTAATAATGACTGATAAAATAAAAGAAAATATACTTTTAGTTGACGGACAGGAAGTTGAATTCAGCGATGAAAAAAATCTTCTCGAAGTTATAAGAAAAGCAGGCATTGAGGTTCCGACTTTTTGCTACAGACCTGATTTAAGCACTTACGGGGCATGCCGCATGTGCGTTGTGGAAATAGAAGGCAGAGGAATTCAAACAAGCTGCACAACAAAGCCTGAAGCAGGAATGAAAGTAAGAGTAAATACAGAGCGAACAAGAAATATAAGAAAAATGAGCGTTGAACTTCTTCTTGCAAGCCATGACAGGGATTGCACAACTTGCAGCAAAAGCAATAATTGCGACTTACAGGACCTTGCAAAAAAACTCGGCGTAAGGGAAGTAAGATTCGAAAGCCATAAAAATCATCTACCTATTGATGATTCTAATCCTTCTATCGTCAGAAACCCTAACAAATGCATTCTTTGCGGAGCATGCACAAGAGCTTGCAAAGAAATTCAAGGTCAGGGTGTGCTGGAATTTGTTAACAGAGGCTCAAAAACCATTGTTACCCCTGCTTATAAAAAGAACCTTGATGAAGTTGACTGCGTATATTGCGGACAGTGTACTTTAGTCTGCCCGACAGGTGCTTTAACAATAAAATCAGATATAGACAAAACATGGAAATTAATTTTAAATCCGAAAATTAAAGTTGTAGCCCAAATAGCTCCTGCGGTAAGAGTTGCATTAGGCGAAGCTTTCGGGTTTCCTTCAGGAGAAAACTCAATAGGTTTAATTGTATCCGCGCTTAAGAAAATAGGATTTGACTCTGTTTTTGATACTTCATTTACTGCGGATCTCACAATAATGGAAGAAGCAACAGAATTAATCGGCAGAATTCAAAAAGGGGAAAACCTTCCTCTATTTACAAGCTGTTGTCCGGCATGGGTAAGATTTGCAGAGCAAAGATATCCTCAATTATTAAAAAATCTTTCTACCTGCAAATCACCTCAACAAATGTTTGGTTCTGTAGCTAAAAAAATTCTTAAAGAAGAATTTGATGTTGATGAAGAAAATATTGCTGTTGTTTCTATAATGCCTTGTACAGCTAAAAAAGCCGAGGCAAACAGAAGTGAATTTGCTGAAAATTCTTTAAAAGACGTTGATCTGGTGCTTACAACTCAAGAATTAATAAGAATGATAAGAGAAGCCGGTATAGATTTTAATAATTTACAGCCGGAACACCTTGATTCGCCTTTTGGAATTTTCACAGGAGCAGGAGTAATTTTTGGAGCCTCCGGCGGTGTTACGGAAGCGGCAGTAAGAACAGCTTATGAACTTATTACAGGTAAAAGACTGGATAAAATAAATATAAAAGAAGCCAGAGGACTAAACTCTTTAAAAGAATTAAGTCTTGATATAGAAGGTCTGGAAGTCAAAATAGCCATAGTAAATACTTTGAAACAAGCTGAAGAGCTGGTCGAAAGAATATTAAAAGGCGAAGTTACTTATCACATGATAGAAGTTATGGCTTGTCCCGGTGGATGTATTGCAGGAGCAGGTCAACCTCTTGATTATAAAGACCCGTCAGTTAAAGTAAAAAGAATGAAGGGGCTATATTCTGCAGACGTTATGCTTCCTCTGCATAAATCTCATGAAAACCCTCACATTAAAGAGCTTTACAGCAAATGGCTGGAAAAACCCAACAGCAAACTTGCTCATGAACTTTTGCATACCCATTATAAAAACAGAAAAAGAATTTTAGGCGAATCTATCTCAATTATTTCCGCACAAGATTCTGAAGAAGTAACCGATATATCCGTTTGTGTGGGAACCTGTTGTTACGCAAAAGGCTCTTACAACCACATAGAAGGCTTGACAAAATTGATAAAAGAACATAATCTTCAAAACAAAGTAAACATAAAAGCAACTTTCTGTGTTGAAAATTGCAGTAAAGGTCCTTCTGTTATAATAGATGACAATATAGTTGCAGATACGGCTTCTAATAATACGGAATATATCTTCGAAAAATATATTCTTTCTAAAT
Protein-coding sequences here:
- a CDS encoding NADH-quinone oxidoreductase subunit NuoF, encoding MAEITKIDIKKEYEKACAYVKSTGLRILVCAGTGCVANGSMEIYKKLEELGADVSLKEENKKISPIKTGCHGFCEQGVLVVIPDLHVTYVKVKLEDVTEIFEKTLKNSEIIERLLYEDPSTNKKIAKNDDINFYAKQMRTSLSNTGKINPEKIDEYIFQRGYEALNHILSSLKPEEVCQEMIKSGLRGRGGGGFPTGKKWEFVRGNESDKKYVICNGDEGDPGAFMDRSIMEGDPHKLLEGMAVAAYSVGSDEGYIYVRAEYPLAVQRLKIAIKEAEERNYLGKNILGSDFSFIVHIKEGAGAFVCGEETALIASIEGERGMPRPKPPFPANKGLFGKPTLINNVETFANVPLILLKGSDWFKNLGTERSPGTKTFALTGEVNNTGLIEVPMGTTLREIIFNIGGGIRNNKKFKAVQIGGPSGGCLTEEHLDLPLDYESLTSVGAMVGSGGLVALNEDTCIVEIARFFMKFTQNESCGKCVPCREGTKNMLIILEKIVAGQAELKDLELLEELAMVVKDGSLCGLGKTAPNPVLSTLKYFRDEYYAHIVDKKCPAKCCSAFTRIEIEKELCKGCSKCARQCPVGAIEGKIKEPYSIVQKKCIKCGACLTACPFNAIKEVN
- a CDS encoding NADH-dependent [FeFe] hydrogenase, group A6, whose product is MTDKIKENILLVDGQEVEFSDEKNLLEVIRKAGIEVPTFCYRPDLSTYGACRMCVVEIEGRGIQTSCTTKPEAGMKVRVNTERTRNIRKMSVELLLASHDRDCTTCSKSNNCDLQDLAKKLGVREVRFESHKNHLPIDDSNPSIVRNPNKCILCGACTRACKEIQGQGVLEFVNRGSKTIVTPAYKKNLDEVDCVYCGQCTLVCPTGALTIKSDIDKTWKLILNPKIKVVAQIAPAVRVALGEAFGFPSGENSIGLIVSALKKIGFDSVFDTSFTADLTIMEEATELIGRIQKGENLPLFTSCCPAWVRFAEQRYPQLLKNLSTCKSPQQMFGSVAKKILKEEFDVDEENIAVVSIMPCTAKKAEANRSEFAENSLKDVDLVLTTQELIRMIREAGIDFNNLQPEHLDSPFGIFTGAGVIFGASGGVTEAAVRTAYELITGKRLDKINIKEARGLNSLKELSLDIEGLEVKIAIVNTLKQAEELVERILKGEVTYHMIEVMACPGGCIAGAGQPLDYKDPSVKVKRMKGLYSADVMLPLHKSHENPHIKELYSKWLEKPNSKLAHELLHTHYKNRKRILGESISIISAQDSEEVTDISVCVGTCCYAKGSYNHIEGLTKLIKEHNLQNKVNIKATFCVENCSKGPSVIIDDNIVADTASNNTEYIFEKYILSKYKETGLTT